In a genomic window of Aggregatimonas sangjinii:
- a CDS encoding DUF1223 domain-containing protein, translated as MLKRFFIPVIVVITMVAIGFTDRKDLENIEQNSSDLNKSTYEPIVVLELFTSQGCSSCPAADRLLEEVKERYPEQVFTLSYHVDYWNYIGWQDPFSSSEHAKKQRIYNEKLKYNGNYTPEVVVNGKWHFTGSNRVKMNEAIAYYKKERVANDVAISKVESKNDVVVFHYKLNGNLEDKILRAILVLDERTTEIKRGENRDRTIKNTNIVVAENQVTLQADAGKGRITVPKEVRTTDKLHLILLVENNNHDITAAAKKAL; from the coding sequence ATGTTGAAAAGATTTTTTATTCCCGTAATAGTTGTCATTACCATGGTAGCGATTGGTTTTACAGATCGAAAGGATTTAGAAAACATAGAGCAAAATAGTAGTGATTTAAATAAAAGCACCTATGAACCAATAGTTGTGCTAGAACTTTTTACTTCCCAGGGATGCTCATCTTGTCCGGCCGCCGATAGGTTATTGGAGGAGGTAAAAGAACGATATCCAGAACAGGTTTTCACACTTTCATATCACGTAGATTATTGGAATTATATCGGCTGGCAAGACCCGTTCAGTAGTTCGGAGCATGCAAAGAAGCAGCGCATATACAATGAAAAGCTCAAGTATAATGGTAATTATACCCCTGAAGTCGTGGTTAATGGAAAATGGCATTTTACCGGATCGAATCGTGTAAAGATGAATGAGGCAATAGCCTATTATAAGAAAGAAAGGGTGGCTAATGACGTGGCAATTTCCAAAGTTGAGTCAAAAAACGATGTAGTCGTTTTTCACTATAAGCTTAATGGTAATCTTGAGGATAAAATTTTACGCGCGATTTTGGTTTTAGACGAACGAACCACAGAAATAAAGAGGGGCGAAAATCGCGATCGGACCATAAAAAACACGAACATCGTAGTTGCGGAAAATCAAGTGACTTTACAAGCCGATGCTGGAAAAGGTAGGATTACCGTTCCCAAAGAAGTGAGGACTACAGATAAGTTGCACCTGATACTTTTGGTAGAAAATAACAACCACGATATTACCGCAGCTGCCAAGAAAGCACTTTAG
- the gap gene encoding type I glyceraldehyde-3-phosphate dehydrogenase: MAKLNIGINGFGRIGRMVFRSTVRRDDVDVVAINDLLDVEHLAYLLKYDSVHGHFDGTVEVKNGNLVVNGKDVRITAERDPKNLKWDAVGADIVAECTGIFTSMETAQYHIDGGAKKVVISAPSKDVPMFVMGVNHKDVKASDTIVSNASCTTNCLAPLAKVLNDAYGIDEALMTTVHATTATQMTVDGPSKKDWRGGRSAMLNIIPASTGAAVAVTKVIPELKGKLTGMAFRVPTADVSVVDLTVRLQKETSFDDIKKTFKKAADGELKGILGYTEESVVSQDFIGDARTSIFDAGAGIELNSKFFKIISWYDNEAGYSNKLVDLAQLVNEL; the protein is encoded by the coding sequence ATGGCAAAATTGAATATTGGAATTAATGGTTTCGGAAGAATCGGTAGAATGGTTTTTCGTTCTACGGTGCGAAGAGACGATGTAGACGTGGTAGCGATCAACGACCTGTTAGATGTTGAGCATTTGGCTTATTTGCTAAAATATGATTCTGTACACGGCCATTTTGACGGTACGGTCGAAGTAAAAAACGGAAATCTCGTAGTGAATGGTAAAGATGTACGCATTACCGCCGAGCGAGATCCGAAAAATTTGAAGTGGGATGCTGTGGGGGCTGATATCGTTGCAGAATGTACCGGTATTTTCACTTCAATGGAGACCGCACAATACCACATTGATGGCGGCGCCAAGAAAGTGGTGATTTCCGCCCCTTCTAAAGATGTTCCGATGTTCGTTATGGGAGTCAATCATAAAGATGTTAAAGCTAGCGATACCATCGTATCGAATGCGTCCTGCACTACCAATTGTCTTGCGCCATTGGCAAAAGTTTTGAACGATGCTTATGGTATCGATGAGGCGTTGATGACCACTGTGCATGCAACGACGGCTACCCAAATGACCGTTGATGGCCCTTCAAAAAAAGATTGGAGAGGTGGGCGTAGTGCCATGTTGAATATTATTCCCGCATCTACCGGGGCAGCTGTGGCAGTGACCAAGGTAATTCCTGAATTGAAAGGCAAACTTACCGGTATGGCCTTTAGGGTGCCTACAGCCGATGTTTCGGTGGTAGACTTGACCGTTCGCCTACAAAAAGAGACTTCTTTCGATGATATCAAAAAGACTTTTAAGAAAGCCGCCGATGGAGAACTGAAAGGGATTTTAGGGTATACCGAAGAATCGGTAGTTTCTCAAGATTTTATTGGTGATGCCAGAACAAGCATCTTCGATGCCGGCGCAGGTATTGAAC
- a CDS encoding 16S rRNA (uracil(1498)-N(3))-methyltransferase gives MQLFYNADINEADTEFSLSAEESKHIIKVLRKKEDDLLHITNGKGYIFTVKITTANAKKCEVQIIKSRKKHPKRHSLHLAVAPTKMNDRYEWFLEKATEIGVDEITPIICTRSERKIIKPERMEKVIQSAMKQSLRAYLPKFNKAVTLQQFLENEQNPLRFIAHCEEVEKSELKRRVAPDTDITLLIGPEGDFTSEEISDATAMGYIPVSLGKSRLRTETAAIMACAIVNLINNA, from the coding sequence ATGCAATTATTCTACAATGCCGATATAAACGAAGCCGATACGGAGTTTTCATTGTCAGCGGAAGAAAGCAAACACATCATAAAAGTCCTTCGCAAAAAGGAAGACGACCTACTACACATCACCAATGGAAAAGGGTATATTTTTACTGTAAAAATCACAACTGCCAATGCCAAAAAATGTGAGGTCCAAATTATTAAGAGTCGGAAAAAGCATCCAAAAAGACACTCGTTGCACTTGGCCGTCGCCCCGACAAAAATGAACGACCGCTATGAATGGTTTCTGGAAAAGGCCACAGAAATAGGTGTTGATGAAATTACGCCGATTATCTGTACTCGATCGGAACGAAAAATCATTAAGCCGGAACGTATGGAGAAGGTTATTCAATCAGCAATGAAGCAGAGTCTGCGTGCCTACTTGCCCAAATTTAACAAGGCCGTAACATTGCAACAATTTTTAGAGAACGAGCAGAACCCGTTGCGCTTTATCGCCCATTGTGAAGAAGTCGAAAAGTCAGAGCTAAAACGACGTGTGGCCCCTGATACCGATATAACCCTCCTCATTGGACCTGAGGGCGATTTCACATCGGAAGAAATAAGTGACGCTACTGCAATGGGATATATTCCGGTATCACTTGGCAAAAGCAGACTCCGCACCGAAACGGCCGCTATCATGGCATGCGCTATAGTCAATCTTATCAATAACGCTTAA
- the tsaD gene encoding tRNA (adenosine(37)-N6)-threonylcarbamoyltransferase complex transferase subunit TsaD, which produces MQQETIYILAIESSCDDTSAAVLRNGKVLSNIVATQQIHEQYGGVVPELASRAHQQNIVPVVHQSLASANIDKKQLSAIAFTRGPGLMGSLLVGTSFAKSLSLGLDIPLIEVNHMQAHILAHFIEDAEGTVPTFPFLALTISGGHTQIVQVNDYFDMRILGESLDDAVGEAFDKSAKIMGLPYPGGPLIDKYAQLGNPKAFPFPRPKVDGLNFSFSGLKTSILYFLQKEVKSDPDFITHNLNDICASIQHTIIAILMDKLEQAVRQTGIKTIAIGGGVSANSGIRKVLQQMEDKKGWKTHIPKFEYCTDNAAMIGIVGYLKYKNNDFSHQSISAIARYSI; this is translated from the coding sequence GTGCAACAAGAAACTATTTATATTCTGGCTATAGAATCTTCCTGCGATGATACTTCTGCAGCTGTACTACGCAATGGAAAAGTACTGAGCAATATCGTCGCGACGCAGCAAATACACGAGCAATATGGGGGTGTTGTACCCGAATTGGCATCAAGGGCACATCAACAAAATATCGTTCCCGTTGTTCACCAATCCTTGGCCTCGGCAAATATCGATAAAAAACAGCTATCGGCCATAGCTTTTACGCGAGGGCCGGGACTTATGGGCTCTCTACTTGTGGGCACCTCATTTGCAAAGTCTTTATCATTGGGTCTTGATATTCCGCTTATCGAAGTAAACCATATGCAGGCCCACATTCTGGCGCATTTTATAGAAGATGCCGAGGGCACGGTGCCCACGTTCCCCTTCTTGGCACTTACGATTAGTGGGGGCCACACCCAAATCGTTCAAGTAAACGATTATTTTGATATGCGTATCCTAGGTGAATCGTTGGATGATGCCGTTGGCGAAGCCTTTGACAAAAGCGCAAAAATCATGGGACTGCCCTATCCTGGAGGACCGTTGATCGATAAATATGCGCAACTGGGCAATCCCAAGGCTTTCCCGTTTCCAAGACCTAAAGTAGATGGTCTTAATTTTAGCTTTAGCGGACTAAAGACAAGTATTCTCTATTTCTTACAGAAGGAAGTAAAAAGCGACCCGGATTTCATTACTCACAATTTGAACGACATTTGTGCCTCGATTCAGCATACTATTATCGCTATTTTGATGGATAAATTGGAGCAAGCGGTACGGCAAACCGGAATTAAGACCATAGCCATCGGTGGCGGAGTTTCCGCCAATTCGGGAATTCGAAAGGTATTGCAACAAATGGAGGACAAGAAAGGATGGAAAACCCATATCCCGAAATTCGAATACTGCACCGATAACGCTGCAATGATCGGTATTGTCGGATATTTGAAGTACAAAAACAACGACTTTTCACATCAAAGTATTTCGGCGATTGCGCGTTATTCCATATAA
- the pfkA gene encoding 6-phosphofructokinase, translating to MGNITKIAVLTSGGDSPGMNAAIRSVVRTCAYLKIACVGVYRGYQGMIEGDFKDMDARSVNNIINKGGTILKSARCDDFRTAEGRKQAHDQLLKANIDAFVVIGGDGSFTGAMIFNQEYDFPIIGIPGTIDNDIFGTTFTLGFDTALNTVVEAIDKIRDTASSHNRLFFVEVMGRDVGHIALNAGVGAGAEEILIPEENRGLERLLESLKRSKKSGKSSSIVIVAEGDKIGRNVFELKEYVEEHLPIYDVRVSVLGHMQRGGPPSCYDRVLASRMGVKAVESLLEGKTNLMVGVQDNKLILTPIEKAIKGHTKIDKELIRVSEIMTT from the coding sequence ATGGGTAACATAACTAAAATTGCCGTTTTAACCTCTGGTGGGGATTCTCCTGGAATGAACGCTGCTATTCGTTCGGTCGTAAGGACCTGCGCCTATTTGAAGATAGCTTGTGTTGGTGTCTACCGCGGTTATCAAGGCATGATCGAGGGCGATTTTAAGGATATGGATGCCCGCAGTGTGAACAATATCATAAACAAGGGTGGGACCATTTTAAAATCGGCGCGCTGCGACGATTTTCGCACCGCAGAGGGGCGAAAGCAGGCGCATGATCAGCTTTTAAAGGCCAATATCGACGCCTTTGTCGTAATAGGGGGTGATGGTAGCTTTACCGGCGCCATGATTTTTAATCAAGAATACGATTTTCCGATAATCGGAATTCCAGGCACCATCGACAACGACATTTTCGGAACTACGTTTACCCTTGGTTTTGATACGGCGCTGAATACAGTGGTAGAAGCAATCGATAAGATTCGAGACACTGCAAGTTCCCATAACCGTCTATTTTTTGTTGAGGTAATGGGGCGCGATGTAGGTCATATCGCTTTGAATGCCGGGGTAGGGGCAGGTGCCGAGGAAATACTTATACCAGAGGAGAATAGAGGGTTGGAAAGGCTTTTGGAGTCTTTGAAACGCAGTAAAAAGTCCGGAAAGTCCTCCAGCATTGTCATCGTTGCAGAGGGAGATAAAATCGGAAGAAACGTATTCGAACTCAAAGAATACGTAGAGGAGCATTTACCGATTTACGACGTGCGTGTTTCTGTTTTAGGACACATGCAGCGTGGGGGTCCGCCTTCTTGTTATGACCGCGTACTGGCGAGTAGAATGGGAGTAAAGGCAGTAGAATCGCTCTTGGAGGGTAAGACCAACCTGATGGTCGGTGTACAGGACAATAAACTTATTTTGACGCCCATCGAAAAAGCGATCAAGGGGCATACGAAAATCGATAAAGAACTTATAAGAGTGTCAGAGATAATGACAACGTAA
- a CDS encoding translocation/assembly module TamB domain-containing protein, with product MKKILLRTLLALLLICVLGTLVLSLPVVQTRLAQYLTKRVNKEFNTDMNIDKLRVSLISWDTALEGVLIRDYEKDSLFYINELTTSILSVGNLANGKLEFGDIAVDELDFKLTTYKDSTATNLEVFIDKLDDGKPRDKDTPPFFMSSSHITIAGSSFIMTNENLKNKKILDFSDLTIDASNFQILGPEVTIGINDMSFNSVRGIRVDQMKTDFKYTKQQMRFDSLNIQTPGSLLNGNLVFNYDRKDFRDFFNLVKVDAQFVDSKVAFDEINLVYDQFGKGKEVSFSSNLSGVLNDLNTEDLFLLSDNTGIRGDFNFKNLFDRNEGFIMDAKMKNVTSSYYQLRALMPNILGKTLPPSIFKKLGQFTIRGDALVTETSIEAKVNVNTAIGSSYTDLTLTNINNIDNATYKGFVSLIDFDLGEFANNKRLGKTTLDFNVEGQSFLTKRLNTEVIGEVYSLVFNGYEYNNLKVSGVIKEQLFDGAVNSNDENLKFDFKGLADFASDRNNFNFIASVDYADLKKLNFINDSVSIFKGNVNMDVTGNNLDNLEGDIKFTKTIFQNKNDTYYFDDFAVVSSFENDSIRTININSPDIITGYLRGNFKVNELGRLVQNSLGSIYTNYRPFEISGGQNLDFNFKIYNKIVDVFFPEVKFDPNTFIKGSIKADDGDFKLTFKSPSIEAFGSKADEIDLVIDNKNPLFNTFASIGDFSNPLYDLKDFNIINTKLKDTLFFRAEFAGGSTYNDIYNLNFYHTFNTDNKSVIGLKQSDIDIKGNKWILNKDNNSQNKVIVNSTLDSINIEEIVMNNSKQEQIRLRGSLADSTSKDLQLEFKIVSLDKITPAIDSLKLEGEVNGILNVFQKDGIYLPSSNLKIDSFSINKMAVGDVAIGIVGNKDLTEFSVNTQITDKGNEKIGVYGKINNAGDIPIADLLVNLSGFDIAPFSPLGEGIIDNIRGLVSGSATIKGEVNNPQFNGILTLDDAGIGIPYLNVNYSFAPSSRVNLFDQTFDFDRIALTDVSEKTKAMLDGTISHSFFKDWRLDLNVDTKGDRLLILNTDLEEESLYYGTGFLRGKGRIYGRTKALNIDVEGETARGTSLKIPLSDVVSVGDYSFINFISKKDVDSLRTARVLDEVQGLQLKFELDITKEAEVQIVTDVETGSTLKGTGEGPMLIRINTRGDFEMFGEFNVVTGEYDYKFGNIINKKFTVKPGGSISWNGPPLGATLNMEAVYGLNANPAPLLDNAGYSRKIPTNVVIKLTEQLEKPKIDFEIEFPGTNSIIQSELEYRLRDPTVQERNALFLLAQGSFVNDQTGFNAGAATGTIAAQSFSNILNQVLSSGDEKLKFGISLEPGQTFADAQTENRFGVTLSTKISDRVLFNGQVGVPVGGASETVVAGNFEIQVLLNEEGTLSAKFFSRESEIQAFLAERLGSTQGVGLSYEVDFDTFRELTRKILRKKDGPIEEAPLVVPTVAPKEPPVSVMGNDSLIRMSVKPKPNEL from the coding sequence TTGAAAAAAATATTGCTTAGAACACTATTGGCCTTGCTGCTCATCTGTGTTTTAGGCACATTGGTACTCTCTTTGCCCGTGGTTCAGACCCGGCTGGCGCAATATTTGACCAAAAGGGTCAACAAGGAGTTCAATACCGACATGAATATCGATAAGCTTAGGGTCTCCCTCATCTCCTGGGACACCGCACTGGAGGGGGTCTTGATAAGGGATTATGAAAAAGATTCGCTCTTTTATATCAATGAACTTACGACCTCGATTTTAAGTGTAGGCAATCTGGCAAACGGGAAATTGGAATTTGGCGATATCGCAGTAGATGAACTCGATTTTAAATTAACCACGTACAAAGATAGCACCGCTACGAACCTCGAGGTTTTTATCGACAAGCTCGATGATGGTAAACCTCGTGATAAGGATACTCCGCCTTTTTTTATGTCCTCTTCCCACATAACCATAGCCGGTAGCTCCTTCATCATGACTAACGAGAATCTCAAGAATAAAAAGATTCTTGATTTTTCCGATTTGACGATAGACGCCTCCAATTTTCAAATATTAGGACCGGAAGTTACCATAGGCATCAACGATATGTCTTTTAACAGTGTAAGGGGAATCAGGGTAGACCAAATGAAGACCGATTTCAAGTACACCAAACAACAGATGCGGTTCGATTCGCTCAACATTCAAACACCCGGATCTCTGCTAAATGGGAATTTGGTGTTTAACTACGACCGCAAAGATTTTAGGGACTTTTTTAATTTGGTAAAAGTAGATGCGCAGTTTGTTGATTCGAAGGTGGCCTTTGATGAGATCAATCTGGTATACGACCAATTTGGAAAAGGTAAGGAAGTTTCGTTTTCATCGAATTTAAGTGGCGTATTGAACGACCTGAATACCGAGGATTTGTTCTTGTTGTCTGATAATACAGGTATTCGAGGGGATTTCAATTTTAAAAACCTTTTTGATCGCAACGAGGGTTTTATCATGGATGCCAAAATGAAGAACGTTACTTCGAGCTATTACCAACTACGTGCGTTGATGCCCAATATCCTCGGGAAGACCTTGCCGCCATCGATTTTTAAAAAATTGGGGCAATTTACCATACGTGGCGATGCGTTGGTCACGGAAACCTCCATAGAAGCCAAGGTGAATGTGAATACGGCTATAGGAAGCAGCTATACCGACCTAACGCTTACCAACATAAATAACATCGACAATGCCACCTACAAGGGGTTTGTTTCCCTAATCGATTTTGACCTAGGCGAATTTGCCAATAATAAACGCTTAGGCAAAACCACATTGGATTTTAACGTAGAGGGCCAAAGTTTCCTGACGAAAAGATTGAATACGGAGGTAATAGGTGAGGTGTATTCGCTGGTATTTAATGGGTACGAGTACAATAACCTTAAGGTTTCCGGGGTAATCAAAGAACAACTGTTCGATGGAGCCGTAAATAGTAATGACGAAAATCTCAAGTTCGATTTTAAGGGATTAGCCGATTTTGCGTCCGACCGTAACAACTTCAATTTTATCGCTTCGGTAGATTATGCCGATCTTAAAAAATTGAACTTCATCAACGACAGCGTATCTATCTTCAAGGGTAACGTAAATATGGATGTTACCGGAAACAATTTAGATAATCTAGAGGGCGATATCAAATTCACCAAGACCATTTTCCAGAATAAAAACGATACCTATTATTTTGATGATTTTGCAGTGGTCTCCAGCTTTGAAAATGATTCGATACGTACGATAAATATCAATTCCCCGGATATCATTACCGGGTATTTGCGCGGGAATTTCAAGGTGAATGAATTGGGGAGATTGGTTCAGAATTCCCTAGGAAGTATCTATACCAATTATCGCCCTTTTGAGATTTCGGGTGGCCAAAACCTCGATTTTAACTTTAAGATTTACAACAAGATAGTCGATGTTTTCTTTCCCGAGGTAAAATTCGACCCAAATACCTTTATAAAGGGAAGCATCAAAGCGGACGACGGCGATTTTAAATTGACCTTCAAATCGCCAAGTATTGAGGCATTTGGTTCTAAGGCAGATGAGATCGATCTTGTTATCGACAATAAGAACCCGCTGTTCAACACCTTTGCTTCTATCGGCGATTTTAGCAATCCGCTCTACGATTTAAAGGATTTCAATATCATCAATACCAAATTGAAAGACACGCTTTTCTTTAGGGCGGAATTTGCCGGCGGCAGTACCTATAACGATATCTACAACTTGAATTTTTACCACACCTTCAATACCGATAACAAATCGGTCATCGGCTTGAAGCAGTCCGATATTGATATTAAGGGAAATAAATGGATATTGAACAAGGACAATAACAGCCAGAATAAAGTTATTGTCAATAGCACTTTGGATAGCATCAATATTGAGGAAATCGTAATGAACAATAGCAAACAGGAACAAATCAGGTTGCGTGGCTCTTTGGCCGACTCTACCTCGAAAGACCTGCAGTTGGAGTTTAAGATTGTTTCTTTGGATAAAATTACCCCGGCCATAGACAGTTTAAAGCTTGAAGGTGAAGTAAACGGGATACTGAACGTGTTTCAAAAAGATGGTATTTACCTGCCTTCCTCTAATTTGAAAATCGATAGTTTTTCGATAAATAAAATGGCGGTAGGAGACGTAGCCATAGGTATCGTAGGGAATAAGGATTTGACCGAATTTTCGGTAAATACACAGATTACGGATAAGGGAAACGAAAAAATCGGGGTATATGGGAAAATCAACAATGCAGGAGATATACCTATTGCGGACCTATTGGTAAATCTGAGCGGTTTCGATATCGCGCCTTTCAGCCCATTGGGCGAGGGCATCATTGACAACATTCGGGGTTTGGTCAGTGGCAGCGCAACCATCAAGGGTGAGGTGAACAATCCACAATTCAATGGTATTCTTACTTTAGATGATGCGGGCATCGGCATACCGTATCTTAATGTCAACTACAGTTTTGCCCCTAGTTCTCGGGTAAATCTCTTTGATCAGACCTTTGATTTTGATAGAATAGCCCTGACCGACGTTTCAGAGAAAACAAAAGCCATGTTGGATGGAACGATCAGTCATAGTTTTTTCAAGGATTGGCGATTAGACCTGAACGTAGATACCAAGGGAGACCGTCTACTCATTCTAAATACCGATCTTGAAGAAGAGTCACTTTATTATGGAACCGGCTTTTTAAGGGGTAAGGGAAGAATTTACGGGCGAACAAAAGCTTTGAATATTGATGTGGAAGGCGAAACCGCCAGAGGAACTTCCCTAAAGATACCGCTTAGTGATGTGGTGAGCGTAGGGGACTATTCCTTTATCAATTTTATCAGCAAAAAAGATGTAGATAGCCTTCGAACCGCTAGAGTCTTGGACGAAGTACAGGGCCTACAATTAAAATTTGAACTGGATATTACGAAAGAGGCCGAAGTACAGATCGTGACCGATGTAGAGACGGGAAGTACGCTTAAAGGCACGGGTGAAGGCCCTATGTTGATTCGAATCAACACTAGGGGCGATTTTGAGATGTTCGGGGAATTTAACGTGGTAACCGGCGAGTATGATTACAAGTTCGGAAACATCATCAATAAAAAGTTCACAGTGAAACCGGGCGGCAGTATCAGTTGGAACGGTCCGCCTTTGGGAGCAACTTTGAATATGGAAGCCGTATATGGTCTAAATGCCAACCCGGCTCCTTTGTTGGATAATGCAGGATACAGTAGAAAAATTCCGACCAATGTGGTCATCAAATTGACCGAGCAATTGGAAAAACCTAAAATCGATTTCGAGATTGAATTTCCGGGGACCAATTCCATCATACAGTCCGAATTGGAATACCGCCTTCGAGATCCTACGGTTCAGGAAAGAAACGCCCTTTTCCTATTGGCACAGGGTTCTTTTGTAAACGACCAGACCGGATTCAATGCAGGGGCGGCAACCGGTACGATAGCGGCACAATCCTTTTCCAATATCTTGAATCAAGTATTGAGCTCTGGTGACGAGAAGCTGAAATTCGGTATTAGTTTGGAGCCGGGGCAAACCTTTGCCGACGCACAGACCGAAAACAGATTTGGCGTTACCCTTTCTACCAAGATTAGTGACCGTGTATTGTTTAACGGGCAGGTCGGTGTGCCAGTTGGTGGGGCCAGTGAGACCGTCGTTGCCGGTAATTTCGAGATTCAGGTACTCTTGAACGAAGAAGGGACTTTGAGCGCGAAATTTTTCAGTCGTGAAAGCGAAATTCAAGCCTTTTTGGCCGAACGCTTGGGAAGTACGCAAGGGGTAGGACTTTCTTATGAGGTGGATTTTGATACGTTTCGCGAACTGACCCGAAAAATTTTGCGAAAAAAAGATGGGCCTATTGAAGAAGCACCTTTGGTCGTTCCTACCGTAGCACCAAAAGAGCCTCCTGTTTCCGTGATGGGTAATGATAGCCTTATTAGAATGTCGGTAAAACCCAAACCCAATGAACTCTAG